A window of Candidatus Woesearchaeota archaeon genomic DNA:
AAATACGGAGAAAGGATCATGAAGAAAGTTTTAAGGGCATATCTTATTTAGAAAAACTTTTGAGTGAAAAGTAACTTTTTTTTCTTTTTTTCTTGTATGTTTTAATTGTTCTTAGCAAATTATTTAAATTTGTTTTTCTGGTTTTTATTTCATGTCTGTAAATCTATGTGGTTCGTGTCATAAATGTTGTAAGAATAATAAGATTCTTATTTATCAAGAGGATGTTGATCGTTGGAAAAAAGAAGGAAGATATGATATTATTCTTTGTCTTGAGCGCTGGGCAATATTTGGTGTTTTTTTGATTCATAAAAAAGATAAGGAGGAGTGCATTTTTCTTGATG
This region includes:
- a CDS encoding YkgJ family cysteine cluster protein, coding for MSVNLCGSCHKCCKNNKILIYQEDVDRWKKEGRYDIILCLERWAIFGVFLIHKKDKEECIFLDEEIGCTIHKTRPKICREFPRGWKHVKNYDCKIHPATKKRIEL